The genome window GATTTTATTATGCTTCCCGACCCTGTCAGACCAATAAACCGCAGGCCCTTTTGATGTAATTTTAACAACAAATGCAATAAACGCAATAGGCAGCAGCAATATGATCGCTGCCAGCAAGGCCAAACCCAAATCGAATATTCTTTTCATAACAGCAGCTAGGATTGCGCCAAATAGGCAGTCACAGTTCTTTTAAGTGCCACGTCCATACTCACGGGCGGATGCCATTGTAAGGTTGTTTTCGTATGTTTTATATCAACTTGCAATGAACCCAACAGACGATTCGCGACAGCCGACTTACCCAACAAGGCCGCCGCCCCACTCAACAATGCTGCCGGCACAGGCAGGAGCATGCTTTTTTTCTCCATGGCGGTGGCCAGCATGCGCAGCAATTGCGATACGCTCACGTCATGGTCATCCGACACCATAAAGACTTGACCAACAGCGGCCGGATGGTGAGTGCACAGAATCAGCAAATCATGCAGATTGTCCACTGCTACCATGCTTCTGCGATTGTTAATCGCGCCCAATGGCAAAGGTAATCCCATTTTGACCAACTGCATTAAACGTTGAAAGTTTGCACGTACGCCCGGCCCATAAATCAAAGGCGGCCGCACTATCACCACTTCCAGGCCTGTTTCCTGCGCCAATTCTTTAAGTGCAATTTCTGCTTCCAGCTTGGATATGCCATAAGGATCTGTTGGGGCCGGCTCGTCAAATGCCGTGTAGGGGTGCTCACCCGTTTCCTCGCCATTGACCTTGATGCTACTGACAAAGACAAAGCGCTTAACACCTGCCGCGATTGCCTGACGTGCCAAATTCAGGGTGGCGTCAACATTCACGGCACGAAACGCTGCCAGCGGATCGCTTGAGGTGTCATTCATTACATGCACCCGCGCGGCTAAATGAATCACCGCGTCGCAGCCGTGCAACGCCATTCCCCAGTCGGTATTAGCATTCAAATCACCAATAGCGACTTCATCGTCACAACTTTTCTTCCGTACTGCCGGGACAAAAGGAATACCACGCGCACGCAATGCTGCACAAAGACTGCGACCGACAAAGCCATTGGCGCCTGTAACAAGGATTTGATTCATGGCTTTATCGCGCAAATGAAAAAGAGTGAGATGCAAGGCTGGCGCCTAGCACAACTACTTGGACCAGACCACGCGATTGATGTAATCGATATAACTGGCAACGACTCTTAACACCTGTTTCGACACATAAGGATTTTCATAGTCGGCAACGGGCAAGACCGGCGCCGGATCGGAAGTATATTGCGAAGTCACGATATCGATCGCTTCCATCACCCGTTCCGCCTTCAAGCCAGACATGATCAACGTTCCAACGTCCATCCCTTCCGGACGTTCATGGGCATTACGCAGCGTAATCGAGCACAAATTCAGCAAGGAAGTCTCTTCGGTAATTGTCCCGCTATCGGACAATACGCAAAAAGCCTCCATCTGCAATTTAATATAATCAATAAAGCCAAACGGCTTGGAGAGAATGATCCTCTCATCCAGTGGCCCATGACCTAACGCTTCCAGACGCTTGAAGGTACGAGGATGGGTTGAAACCAATACCGGATAACCATAACGCTTCACCAAAGCATCGAGCGTTTCCAGCAAATCCCGCAAGGCTTCGGGTGAATCAACGTTCTCCTCACGGTGCGCACTGACGAGAAAATACTTGCGCGACTCCAGCGACAAACGTGACACGACGTCGGACAACGCGATCTTGGGACGATAAAAATCAAGTACTTCACGCATATGCGATCCGGTCTTAATAATCGTCTCTGGCTTAATACCCTCTGCCAGCAAATAGCGGCGCGCATGCTCGGTCAGCACCATATTGATATCCGACAGATGATCCAATACCTTGCGATTCAACTCTTCCGGAACGCGCTGATCAAAGCAGCGATTGCCGGCTTCCATATGGAACACCGGTATCTTGCGGCGCTTGGCCGGGATGATCGCCAGACAGGAGTTAGTGTCACCATAAAGCAGTACTGCATCCGGTTTTTCGATTTCAAAAACCTCATCTGCCTTCATGATGACTTGCGCTATTGTCTGTGCCGCATTGCTGCCTGCCGCATCCAAAAAATAATCCGGCTTACGAATCTCCAGATCATCAAAAAAAACCTGATTCAATTCGTAATCGTAATTCTGACCGGTATGTACCAGTATGTGCTGGGTATGCTTTTCCAGCTCAGCAATCACGCGGCTCATCTTGATTAACTCGGGACGCGTCCCGACGATCGTCATGACCTTACGCATTTAAGGCCTCGCGTACTTCCATCAGATTTAATAAGAGCTGCTT of Janthinobacterium sp. Marseille contains these proteins:
- a CDS encoding SDR family oxidoreductase, with product MNQILVTGANGFVGRSLCAALRARGIPFVPAVRKKSCDDEVAIGDLNANTDWGMALHGCDAVIHLAARVHVMNDTSSDPLAAFRAVNVDATLNLARQAIAAGVKRFVFVSSIKVNGEETGEHPYTAFDEPAPTDPYGISKLEAEIALKELAQETGLEVVIVRPPLIYGPGVRANFQRLMQLVKMGLPLPLGAINNRRSMVAVDNLHDLLILCTHHPAAVGQVFMVSDDHDVSVSQLLRMLATAMEKKSMLLPVPAALLSGAAALLGKSAVANRLLGSLQVDIKHTKTTLQWHPPVSMDVALKRTVTAYLAQS
- the wecB gene encoding UDP-N-acetylglucosamine 2-epimerase (non-hydrolyzing), producing MRKVMTIVGTRPELIKMSRVIAELEKHTQHILVHTGQNYDYELNQVFFDDLEIRKPDYFLDAAGSNAAQTIAQVIMKADEVFEIEKPDAVLLYGDTNSCLAIIPAKRRKIPVFHMEAGNRCFDQRVPEELNRKVLDHLSDINMVLTEHARRYLLAEGIKPETIIKTGSHMREVLDFYRPKIALSDVVSRLSLESRKYFLVSAHREENVDSPEALRDLLETLDALVKRYGYPVLVSTHPRTFKRLEALGHGPLDERIILSKPFGFIDYIKLQMEAFCVLSDSGTITEETSLLNLCSITLRNAHERPEGMDVGTLIMSGLKAERVMEAIDIVTSQYTSDPAPVLPVADYENPYVSKQVLRVVASYIDYINRVVWSK